In Massilistercora timonensis, the following are encoded in one genomic region:
- a CDS encoding bifunctional (p)ppGpp synthetase/guanosine-3',5'-bis(diphosphate) 3'-pyrophosphohydrolase translates to MSAGLEIVDGHAVKAPGDYEDPDQLFDMLIARIRKYHPSTDVSMIRKAYETAKKAHGDQCRKSGEPYIIHPLWVAIILADLEMDKETIAAGLLHDVVEDTKVSEDEIREMFGEEVSLLVDGVTKLGRLSYSSDKLEVQAENLRKMFLAMAKDIRVIIIKLADRLHNMRTLQFMTPEKQKEKAKETMDIYAPIAQRLGISKIKTELDDLALKYSQPEVFFDLVRQINARKTEREEFVEQIVKEVSAHMKNANIKAEINGRVKHFFSIYRKMVNQDKTVDQIYDLFAVRIIVDSVKDCYAALGVIHELYTPIPGRFKDYIAMPKPNMYQSLHTTLMSSVGQPFEIQIRTQEMHKTAEYGIAAHWKYKESNDGKKSVEAQEEEKLSWLRQILEWQRDMSDNREFLSLIKGDLDLFAEDVYCFTPQGDVKNLPNGSTPIDFAYAIHSAVGNKMVGARVNGKLVNIDYKIQNGDRIEILTSQNSRGPSRDWLNIVKSTQAKNKINQWFKKEFKESNIVKGKELINAYCKAKGINGPDILQNKYEEVVQKKYGFRDWESVLAAVGHGGLKEGQVVNRLVEEYGKEHKQEITDEVVLERVAEAAKNKVHIAKSKSGIVVKGIDDMAVRFSRCCNPVPGDEIVGFVTRGRGLSIHRTDCVNMLHLTEAERARLIDAEWESEVTEESGGQYLSEIKMYAHDRQGLLMEMSRIFTEAEVDVKSMNVRTSKQGTATIETGFIVHDKEELARIVKKLRQLEGVIDITRTTG, encoded by the coding sequence ATGTCAGCAGGGCTTGAGATCGTAGACGGGCACGCAGTCAAGGCGCCGGGCGATTACGAAGATCCGGACCAGCTTTTTGACATGTTAATTGCCCGTATCCGTAAGTACCATCCTTCCACGGACGTAAGCATGATCCGGAAGGCCTACGAGACGGCGAAGAAAGCCCACGGCGACCAGTGCCGCAAATCCGGGGAGCCTTACATCATCCATCCTCTGTGGGTGGCCATTATCCTGGCGGATCTGGAGATGGATAAGGAGACCATCGCGGCGGGACTCCTCCACGATGTGGTGGAGGACACCAAGGTGAGCGAGGATGAGATCCGGGAAATGTTTGGGGAAGAGGTATCTCTTCTGGTGGACGGCGTCACCAAACTGGGACGGCTGTCCTATTCTTCCGACAAACTGGAAGTGCAGGCGGAGAACCTGCGGAAAATGTTCCTGGCCATGGCCAAGGATATCCGGGTCATCATCATCAAGCTGGCGGACCGGCTGCACAATATGCGGACCCTCCAGTTTATGACGCCGGAGAAGCAGAAGGAAAAAGCAAAAGAAACCATGGACATCTACGCGCCCATCGCCCAGCGGCTTGGTATCTCCAAGATCAAAACAGAACTGGACGACCTGGCGCTGAAATACTCCCAGCCGGAAGTCTTCTTTGATCTGGTCCGTCAGATCAATGCCAGGAAGACGGAGCGGGAGGAATTTGTAGAACAGATTGTAAAAGAAGTTTCCGCCCATATGAAGAACGCCAATATCAAGGCGGAGATCAACGGGCGTGTGAAACATTTCTTCAGCATCTACCGGAAAATGGTGAATCAGGACAAGACGGTGGATCAGATCTACGATCTGTTCGCCGTGCGGATCATCGTGGATTCGGTGAAGGACTGCTACGCGGCCCTGGGTGTGATCCATGAGCTCTACACCCCCATCCCGGGGCGGTTCAAGGATTATATCGCCATGCCAAAGCCCAATATGTACCAGTCTCTTCACACCACGTTGATGAGTTCTGTGGGGCAGCCCTTTGAGATCCAGATCCGGACCCAGGAGATGCACAAGACGGCGGAATATGGTATCGCCGCCCACTGGAAATACAAAGAGTCCAACGACGGCAAGAAGAGCGTGGAGGCCCAGGAAGAGGAGAAGTTAAGCTGGCTTAGGCAGATTCTGGAATGGCAGAGAGACATGTCGGATAACCGGGAATTCTTAAGCCTGATCAAGGGAGACCTGGACCTGTTTGCCGAGGACGTCTACTGTTTCACGCCCCAGGGGGATGTGAAGAACCTGCCTAACGGCTCTACGCCCATTGATTTTGCCTATGCCATCCACAGCGCGGTGGGCAATAAGATGGTGGGGGCCAGGGTCAACGGCAAGCTGGTGAACATTGACTACAAGATCCAGAACGGAGACCGTATTGAGATCCTGACTTCCCAGAATTCCAGAGGCCCCAGCCGGGACTGGCTGAATATTGTAAAGAGCACCCAGGCCAAGAATAAGATCAACCAGTGGTTTAAGAAGGAATTCAAAGAGAGCAATATCGTCAAGGGAAAAGAACTGATCAACGCCTACTGCAAAGCCAAGGGGATCAACGGCCCGGATATCCTTCAGAATAAATACGAAGAAGTGGTCCAGAAGAAATACGGGTTCCGTGACTGGGAATCGGTTCTGGCTGCGGTGGGACACGGCGGCTTAAAGGAAGGCCAGGTGGTCAACCGTCTGGTGGAAGAGTACGGCAAGGAGCATAAGCAGGAGATCACCGACGAGGTGGTGCTGGAGCGGGTGGCAGAGGCTGCCAAGAACAAGGTCCACATCGCCAAGTCCAAGAGCGGTATCGTGGTGAAAGGGATCGATGATATGGCGGTGCGGTTCTCCCGGTGCTGTAATCCGGTGCCCGGCGATGAGATCGTAGGTTTTGTCACCAGAGGAAGAGGCCTTTCCATCCACCGGACCGACTGCGTGAACATGCTCCACCTTACTGAGGCGGAGCGGGCAAGGCTTATTGACGCCGAGTGGGAGAGCGAAGTAACGGAAGAATCCGGCGGCCAGTATCTGTCGGAGATCAAGATGTACGCTCACGACCGCCAGGGGCTTCTCATGGAGATGTCCCGTATCTTTACCGAGGCGGAGGTGGATGTAAAATCCATGAATGTGCGCACCAGCAAGCAGGGAACCGCCACCATCGAGACCGGCTTTATCGTCCATGACAAGGAGGAGCTGGCAAGGATCGTGAAGAAGCTGCGGCAGCTGGAAGGCGTGATCGATATCACCAGAACTACCGGTTAA
- a CDS encoding MBL fold metallo-hydrolase, producing MKIEKFVTGIISTNCYLVSNEETRQAVIIDPAAVPRALTETVERENLEIQAVLLTHGHFDHILGLDTLLKLWQVPVYVEEEDQEILMDTQLNQSAIYTAGYTFSGARSVRDGEVLSLAGYDFQVYHTPGHTRGGCCYYVESEHVLFSGDTLFQNSVGRTDFVNSSTSDLIRSIREKLLPLPDDTVVYPGHMGETTIGHERKYNPFL from the coding sequence ATGAAGATCGAGAAATTTGTGACAGGAATCATCAGCACTAACTGTTACCTGGTGAGCAATGAAGAGACCCGCCAGGCAGTGATCATAGACCCGGCGGCAGTGCCAAGGGCGCTGACTGAAACGGTGGAGAGGGAGAATCTGGAGATCCAGGCAGTGCTTCTGACCCACGGGCACTTTGACCATATCCTGGGATTGGATACGCTTCTGAAGCTGTGGCAGGTGCCGGTCTATGTGGAGGAGGAGGATCAGGAGATCCTGATGGACACGCAGCTGAATCAGTCTGCTATCTATACGGCAGGTTATACATTTTCCGGAGCCCGGAGCGTAAGAGACGGCGAGGTCCTTTCGCTGGCAGGCTATGACTTCCAGGTGTACCATACGCCGGGACATACCCGGGGCGGCTGCTGCTATTACGTGGAGTCGGAACATGTGCTGTTCAGCGGGGACACCCTGTTCCAGAATTCGGTGGGAAGGACGGATTTTGTCAACAGCAGTACTTCTGATCTGATCCGTTCCATCCGGGAGAAGCTTCTGCCCCTTCCGGACGATACGGTGGTGTATCCCGGACATATGGGGGAGACCACCATCGGCCATGAGCGCAAATATAATCCATTTCTGTAG